The stretch of DNA GCAATGGCGAAGTGCCGTGGCTCTATCGCGGTTCGGACGTACCGGTCGATCCCAAGTGGATGTTCGGCGAGATGCCCAACGGGCTGCGCTATGCCGTGCGCCGCAACGGCGTGCCGCCGCGGCAGGTTTCGATCCGGGTGCGGGTCGATGCCGGTTCGCTGCATGAAACCGATGCCGAACAGGGCTATGCGCACCTGCTCGAACACTTGCTGTTCCGCGAGAGCAAGTATCTCGGGCAGGCCGAGGCGATCAGCGCCTGGCAGCGGCTGGGCGCCACTTTCGGCAGCGACGCTAACGCCGAAACCACGCCGACCCACACCGCCTACAAGCTCGACATTCCGAACATCGATCAGGCCAAGCTTTCCGAGAGCTTCAAGCTGCTTTCGGGCATGATCCGCGAGCCCGTGCTCAACGATGCCAATGTCGCTGCAGAGCGCCCGATCGTGCTCGCCGAAAAGCGTGAGCGTGGCGGTGCGGGCCAGCGCATGGCGGAGCTGACCCGCCAGACTTTCTTTGCCGGACAGCGGCTGGCGACGCGCAGCCCGATCGGCACCGACGAAACCCTGCGCGCCGCCGATGGCGAAGGCGTGAAGGCCTTCTACGATCGCTGGTATCGCCCGGAGAACACCGTCATCATCGTCGCGGGCGATGCCGATCCGATGGTTCTGGCCGGGTTGGTGGAGCAATGGTTCGGCGACTGGAAGGGCACCGGCACGCCCGGCGTCGCGCCCGACTTCGGCGATCCGCTGCCGCCCGCCGATGCCGTTACCCCGGCGGGCGCGACCGCGCCGATCGGGCAGCTGGCGGTGGGCGTCGAACCCGATCTGCCGCGCAGCCTCACCTATGGCGTGCTGCGCCCATGGCGTCCGGTCGAGGATACCATCGTCTATAACGAAGGCCTGCTGCTCGATGCGGTGGCGCAGGCGATCATCAACCGCCGGCTCGAATCGCGGGCGCGGGCGGGTGGCAGCTATCTTTATGCGCAGGTGCAGCAGGAAGACGTCTCGCGTTCGGCCGATGCGACCTTCGTCACCTTCGCGCCGCTGACGGGCGACTGGCAGGCCGCGCTTGCCGATGTCCGCAGCGTCATTGCCGATGCGCTGGTCAATCCGCCGACGCAGGAGGAGATCGACCGCGAAGTGGCCGAATTCGACGTGGTCTTCGCCAATGGCGTCGAGCAGGAAAGCGTCGAGGCCGGATCGCGGCTGGCGGACAATCTCGTCAACGCGGTCGATATCCGCGAGACTGTGGCCGCGCCGCAGGTGGTGCTCGACGTGTTCCGGGGCATGAAGCCGCGCCTGACGCCCGAGGAGGTGCTGGCGCGCACGCAGGGCCTGTTCGAAGGCACCGTCACCCGCTCGGTCTATGTCACGCCGGAAGCGGGCGAGGCGGATGTCTCCGCGCTGCGGATGGCGTTGGCGAGCGAGGCGCAGGTCGATGGCAGCGCGCGGCTTGCGGCGCAGACCATCTCTTTCGACGAACTGCCCCCTGTGGGTGAGCCGGGCACCATCGTCCAGCAAAGGCCGCTCGGAGTGCTCGAGATCGAGCAGGTCGATTTCGCGAATGGCGTGAAGGCGCTGGTCTGGGCCAATGATGCCGAGCCGGGCCGTGTCACCGTGCGCGTGCGCTTTGGTGCAGGCTGGCGCGCCTTCGACAAGGACAGCGCCGTCTATGCCTCGCTGGGGCAGGGCGCGCTGGTCGGATCGGGCCTGGGCGAGCTCGGCCAGAACGAGATCGACCGGCTGGCGACGGGCCGCAAGCTGGGCTTCGATTTCGCGATCGACGAAGCCGTCTTCACCTTCACCGCGCAGACCCGTTCGGAGGATGTGAACGACCAGCTTTACCTGTTCGCCGCCAAGCTCGGGATGCCGCGCTGGGACAAGGACCCGGTGATCCGCGCCAAGGCGGCGGCGGAGCTGGCCTACAACACCTATGCGACCTCGCCGGGCGGAATCCTCAACCGCGATCTGGAATATCTCGTTACCGGCGGCGACCCGCGCTTTGCCACCCCCGATCCGGCGGCGGTGCGTGCCGCCACGCCCGAGGGCTTTCGCGCCGTATGGGAGCCGCTGCTCCAGCAGGGCCCGATCGAGGTGCTGGTGTTCGGTGAGTTCGATCAGGCCAAGGTCATCGAGCAGCTGCGCCTGACCTTCGGCGCGCTGACCCCGCGCGAGCCGATCCCGGCCGATGTCGCCGCGCGCGTTCCGCCCTTTGCAGCTCCGGCGGCAGCCCCGCAGGTGGTCGCGCATCGCGGCGATGCCAACCAGGCCGCCGCCGTGGTCGCCTGGCCGAGCGGAGGCGGGGTTGCCAGCTTGCGCGAAAGCCGCCAGCTCGAAATTCTCACCCAGCTGTTCAACAACCGCCTGCTCGAAGCCCTGCGTGAACGCGCCGGGGCGAGCTATTCGCCGCAAGTCTTCTCGAACTGGCCGTCCGACCTTGCCAGCGGCGGGCGGATCACCGCGCTTGCCCAGCTGGAGCCCGAATTCGTGCCGGTGTTCTTCGCCGAGGCTGACCGCATCGCCAAGGATCTCGCCGCCAACCCGCCCACAGCGGACGAGCTTGCGCGCGTGACCGAACCGCTCGGCCAGCTGATCCGCCGCGCTTCGACCGGAAACCAGTTCTGGCTGTTCAACCTCGAAGGCGCGACCACCGATCCGCAGCGCGTGGTGCTGCTGCGCACGCTGCTGTCCGACTATTCGCAGACGAGCCCGCAGATCATGCAGTTCCTGGCTGACCGTTATTTTGCCCAGACCTCGCCCTTCCGCCTGGCGATCATCCCCGAAGGCCAGACCCTTGCCGAAGGGCCGGCGCCATCACCCGCGGCCGGCGGGGCGAGTGCGAATGCTGCGCAACCGATGCCGGCGGGGCGCTGATCGACCCGGCTGCTTGCTGTGATCGGGAAATAATATTGTCCAAAGCGGCATTGCCGCTTTACAATTCGTGCCCCCATCCTGTAGCGGGCGCCCCCGCGCGGGGGTTGCCGCGCCGAAGCGATTGAAAGAGTTATGACCGTGCCCGAGACCTGGACCCCGGAAAGCTGGAAGGCTTACGAAGCGCGCCACCTGCCGCATTATGAAGATGCGGCCGAGCTGGCCGAGGCGGAGAAGACGCTCTCGTCCTATCCCCCGCTGGTCTTTGCGGGCGAGGCGCGCGCGCTCAAGGCCGATCTCGCCGACGTGGCGAACGGTCACGGCTTCCTGCTGCAGGGCGGGGACTGCGCGGAAAGCTTTGCGGAATTCCACCCCAACAACATCCGCGACACCTTCCGCGTGCTGCTGCAGATGGCGGTCGTCATGACCTTCGCCTCCAAGCGCCCGGTGGTGAAGGTCGGTCGCATGGCGGGCCAGTTCGCCAAGCCGCGTTCGGCCCCGACCGAGACGATCGACGGTGTGACGCTGCCGAGCTACCTCGGCGACAATATCAACGGGATCGAGTTCGACCCCGTCAGCCGCCGCAACGATCCGCAGCGCATGGTCCGCGCCTATTCGCAGGCCGCCGCGACATTGAACCTGCTGCGCGCATTTGCGGGCGGGGGCTATGCCAACCTGCGGCAAGTCCACCAGTGGACGCTCGACTTCATGGGCCGCACCCCCTGGACCGAGAAGTTCAGCGAAATGGCCGACCGGATCGGCGAGGCGCTCGACTTCATGGAGGCCTGCGGAGTCGATCCCGGCACCGTGCCGCAGCTTAAGGGCACCAGCTTCTACACCAGCCACGAAAGCCTGCTGCTGCCCTACGAGCAGGCGATGACGCGGCAGGATTCGCTCACCGGTGACTGGTACGCAACCAGCGCGCATATGCTCTGGATCGGCGATCGCACGCGTTTCCCCGGCTCGGCACATATCGAATATGCGCGCGGGATCGGCAATCCGCTCGGCATGAAGTGCGGGCCCTCGCTGGAGCCCGATGCGCTGCTGCGCCTGCTCGACGATCTCAACCCCAAGCGTGAGGCCGGACGCATCACGCTCATCAGCCGCTTCGGGCACGACAAGGTCGAGGACGGCCTGCCGAAGCTGGTTCGCGCGGTAGCACGCGAAGGGCACCCGGTGGTGTGGAGCTGCGATCCGATGCACGGCAACGTCGTCAAGTCCGACACGGGCTTCAAGACGCGTCCGTTTGACCGGATCACCCGCGAAGTGAAGGGCTTCTTCGCCGTCCACCGCGCCGAAGGCTCGCACCCAGGCGGGATCCATATCGAGATGACCGGGCAGGACGTGACCGAATGCGTCGGCGGGGCCGTGGCGATCACCGAGGAGCGTCTGGGCGACCGCTACCACACCCATTGCGACCCGCGCCTCAACGCGGAACAGTCGTTGGAACTCGCTTTCCTCGTAGCGGAAATGCTCAACGAAGCGGCTGGCGGGCGCGAGGCCGAGGTCAGCCACGCGGCGTGATTTCCGCCTGACAGCGGGCACGCCACCTGCCTGTTCGTCGCAGCTGCGGAACATCGCGGGCGCTTTGGACTTGTTGCTGTAACCGGAGAGGAGCACTGTCCGAAACCGGGCAGGGCGACGACGGGAGGGCACGTGCAGCGCAGCGAACATCTCAAGGCAGAACCCGCGGCAACCCCGCTCGCCGATGCCTTCCGCACCACCCGTGCCCTTACCGAGGCGCTGGTCGCTCCGCTCAGCAATGCCGACGCCACGATCCAGTCGATGCCCGATGCGAGCCCGGCCAAGTGGCACCTCGCGCACACGACGTGGTTTTGGGAAACCTTCGTGCTGCGCGAACACGTGCCGGATTACCGGCTGTGGCGCGAGGACTGGCCGTTCCTGTTCAATTCCTATTACGAAAGCCACGGCGACCGCATCGCCCGCGACGCGCGCGGGATGCTGTCGCGCCCGACCCTCGCCGAGGTGCTCGAATGGCGCGCGGAAGTGACCGAGGCGATGGTTCCGCTGCTCGGCGATCCGGCGCTCGCCGATCTGATTGCGCTGGGCGTGGCGCATGAACAGCAGCACATCGAACTGCTGCTGACCGACATCAAGCACGGCCTGTTCCAGAACCCGCTGGGGGTCGCCATGTGGGAAGGCCGCGCCGCTGCCGCCGCTTCGCCCGCGCCGATGGGCTGGCACACGCACCCGGGCGGGATCGCGCGCGCCGGCCACGAGGGGCAGGGCTTCGCCTTTGACAACGAAGGCCCGCGCCACCGGGTGCTGCTCGAACCCTTTGCGCTGGCCGACCGGCTGGTCACCAATGGCGAGTGGAACGCCTTCATTGCCGATGGCGGCTACACCACCGCGCGCCTGTGGCTGGCCGATGGCTGGGCATGGGTGCAGCAGCACGGCATAGACGCACCGCTCTACTGGCGGGAGGGCGAGCACTTCACCCATCAGGGCTGGCAGACCCGCGATCCGCACGCGCCCGTAACCCATATTTCCTATTACGAGGCCGATGCCTTCGCCACCTGGGCGGGCGCGCGACTGCCGACCGAGTTTGAGTGGGAAGCCATCGCCGCCAGCCACGATCCCGCAGCAGGCAACCAGCTCGACGCCGCAGCGCCGCCGTTGCCGGCCGGCTCGCCCGGCCTGTTCGGCGATGGCTGGCAGTTCACCCGCTCGGCCTATCTCCCCTACCCCGGCTTCCGCGCGCCCGAGGGCGCGGTGGGGGAATACAACGGCAAGTTCATGAGTGGGCAGGTGGTGCTGCGCGGGGCCAGCTGCGCCACCGTGCGCGGCCATGCGCGCGCCTCCTACCGCAATTTCTTCTATCCCCATCAGCGCTGGCAGTTCACCGGTCTGCGCCTTGCCAAGGATGCCTGACATGACCTGCGCCCCTGGACTGAAACTGGTCGACCGCGACGCCGGCGGGGTAGACCTCGCCTTCCGGGCCGATGTGCTGGCAGGCTTGGCCGAACCGCAGAAGGCGATCCCCGCGCGCTGGTTCTACGACGACGAAGGCTCGCAGCTCTTCGAGGACATCACGCAGCTGCCCGAATATTACCCGACCCGCGCCGAAACCGAGATCCTGACACAGCGTTCCGGCGATATCGCCAACCTGATCGGGCCGGGCTGGGCGGTGGTGGAGTTCGGCTCGGGCTCCTCGGTCAAGACCCCGCTGCTGCTGTCGGCGATTGCGCCCTCCGCCTATGTTCCGCTCGACATTGCAGGGGATTTCCTGCGCGCCTCCTCTGCGGCGCTGTCGGCGAAATTCCCGGAATTGCCGGTCTGGCCGGTCGAGGCCGATTTCATGCGCCGGGTCGAGCTGCCCGTCGAGGTTGCCGACCTGCCCAAGCTCGGCTTTTTCCCGGGCTCCACCATCGGCAACATGATCGCACGCACCGCGACCGATCTGCTGCGCTCGATGCGCGAGACGCTGGGCGAGGGCGCGCTGTTGCTGATCGGCATGGATCTGGTGAAGGACGAGGACGTGCTGCTCGCCGCCTATGACGATGCGCAGGGCGTGACGGCAAAATTCAACTGCAATCTGCTGCACCGGATCAACCGCGAGCTTGACGCGGACATCCCGGTTGCCAGTTTTGCGCATGAGGCGCGCTGGAACGATGTCTTCGCGCGGGTCGAAATGCATCTGGTGGCGCGCGAGGATGTGAGCTTCACCGTCAGCGGCCAGCGCTTTGCGATGCGCGCGGGCGAGAGCATCCATACCGAAAACAGCCACAAGTTCACCAAACGCTCCGCACAGCAGCTGCTGGCGGCGGGCGGCTGGGAACCGCGCGCGCGCTGGACGGACGAAGCGAAGCGCTTCTCGCTGGTGCTCGCCGAATCCCGCCCGCCGCGTTCTGCGCCCTGAGGCGATTTGGCGCGAAACCTCCGGCCTTCCCGTGCGTTGGCGCGGGATGGACGTACATTCGGATATTTTGGCTGCCATTCTCATCATCGGCGGCGGCATGGCGGGGTTTTCCGCCGCCACCGCGCTCGCTGAAACCGGCGCGCGGATCATCGTGCTCGACAAGGGGCGCGGCCCCGGCGGGCGCATGGCGGCGCGGCGGGTCGAGGTCGCGGGCGAGCAGATAAGCTTCGATCACGGCGCGCAATATTTCACCGCGCGCGATCCCGGCTTTCAGGCAGCGGTCGCGGCATGGGAAGCGGCAGGCGTGGCCGCGCGCTGGCCCGCTGCGGGCGACGACGCCTGGGTCGGCACCCCGGGCATGAACGCCTGCGTCAAGGCGATGGCGGCACCGCTCGACGTGCGCTGGGGCGTGCGGGCCGAGCGGCTGGAGCGTGACGGCGCGCGCTGGCGCATCGAGGCGGGCGAACAGGTCTTCATCGCCGCCACGGTGCTGGTCGCCGTCCCTGCCGAGCAAGCCGCCGTGTTGCTGGCCGAGGCCGCGCCCGACCTTGCCGCGCTGGCCGCAGATGTGACCTCCGCGCCGTGCTGGGCGGCAATGGCGGCCTTCGACGCGCCGCTGGCCTACACGCCCGACACCTTCCGCTCCGACAGCGCGCCGATCAGCTGGGCCGCGCGCAACTCGGCTAAGCCGGGGCGCGGCGGGGCCGAGACCTGGGTGATCCACGCCTCTCCCGCCCGCAGCCGCGAGTTGATCGATCTGCCGAAGGACGATGCCGCCGAGGCCCTGCTCGCCGATTTCTTCGCCGCCACCGGCATCGCGCCCGCCGTGCCGCAGCATCTGGATGCGCATCGCTGGCTCTACGCCCTGCCCGAAGCGCGCCGGGGCGAGGGCGCGCGCTTCGATCCGGCGCTCGGGATCGGGATCGCGGGGGATTACCTGCATTCGCCACGGGTCGAGGGCGCGTGGCTGTCAGGCCGGGCGCTGGCCGAGATGGTGTGTCAGGAGCGGGTCGCCAACACGTCGTAATGATGCCCGCGCCCGTATTTGGCGAAGCGGGTGAAGCCTGTAGCCCGCAGCAAGGCCTCGATTTCGCCCGCGCTCGCCCAGCGGTCGTCGACCTCATAGAAGATTGCCGCGACGCGGGCGAAGCTGGCGGTCTTGGCAAGCTCGGCGATCACAACGGCTTCCAGTCCCTCGACGTCGATTTTCACGAACATCGGAAGGTCGCCCGCGAGCAGCGGATCGACCAGCGGAGCGTCGATCGTCCGGATGGTGACGCCGCCGGCCGCAGGCTTTCCCGCCTCGCGCCCCGCCAGCGTGGCGGTGCCGGTGTGCCCCTCGGCGACGGAGATCGTCACCTCGCCGACGCTGTCAGCAATGGCGAGCGGGTGCAGCACCGTCCGCTCCGCACCGCCATTGAGCGAAACATTGGCGGCAAGGCGCGCATGGGTCGCGGGCACCGGCTCGAAGGCGATGATCTGGCGGCAGCGGGGGTTCTGTGCCGCGATCAGCGAATAGAGCCCCTGATTGGCGCCGATATCGACGAAGACGAAGTCCTTGCTCTGGCCCAGCAGCAGATCGGCCAGATCGCGGCCATAGGTGCCGAAAATGCAATAGCGGAAGGTCGTGTCCTGCCAGTTGGGCACCATCAGCACGCCGTAGGCCGAGCGCACCGCCGCCTCCCCGCGCGCGGCCATCACGGGCGACAGCGCGGCGGCCTTCCACTTGCGCAGGGTCTTGACCACGCCGTAGCGCCAGAAAGCTGCGAGACTAGCCACGGGTGCCTGTTCCTTCGAGAAATGCGCCGATTGCATCCGCCGCCCGCTCGGCCGAGGGGCGGTCGGACAGCGAGAAGGTCGCATCGATCAGCGCCTGCTGCACCGGCGCATAGCGCGGTTGCGCGGCCACCGCAGCATCAATCGCATCGAGCAGGCCGGCGGCGCTCTCCAGCACCGGGCCGGCCTGCCAGTGCAGATAATTGGGATCGTCTTGCCAATCCACGCCATGACTGTTGAGGAACAGGCATGGGCGGGGCGCGCGCAGGAATTCGTAGACCTGGCTGCTGACATCGCCAAGGTAGATGTCGGCGCGGTTGGTGTAGCTCATGTCGCTGCTGGCCGCGCTGCCGGTGTCGATATGGATGCGAGGCTCGCGGGCATATTCGGGGCCGGGGGGCACGACGCGGGCGAGGCTCGGCGGGTCGAGAGTCACCACCCATTTGCGCGCGAACAGCATCACGTGGGGCGCGAAGATCAGGTTGTAGCGATCCTGCCCGCGAAACGCCTCCAGCACCTGCGCGCCGTGTTTGAACCAGCTCGACAGCTTGGGCGAGGGATGGGGGTTGTAGATCACCGTGGGGCGCTCGGGCGCGGGGAAGCTGTCTGCGAAGCGATTATCCGCGCACAGATCAAACTTGGGATAGCCGACCAGCGCGATCTGTTCGGGACGCAGCCCCGCGTCCGCGATCAACCGGTCGCGGATCTTGGGGCCGGAGACCAGCACCAGATCGAACCGCGCGCTCTCGGGATTGAACCCGATCGCCCGGTCACCTGCGCCGTGGCGGGTGTGGATCAGCTTCACCTTATCGAGCCCGTAGCGGGACTTGAGCAGCAGTGTGGTCTTCTCCGACACCACCACCGCATCGAAGCTGGCAAAGAAATCGAGGTTGTCGCGGTAGATCAGCAGCTTGGTGGCGGGAACGAGGCGCTCGAGCACGCCCGCCAGCGCCTGCGATGCGCCGCGTTTGAGGCCAAGCTGCACCAGTTCCACCCGCGCGAGCAGCGCCGGATGGGCCTGCCGTTCGATCTCCTTGCGGATAGCCTCGCGCGCATAGGCGAGCACGATCCGGTGCTTTCCCCGCGCCGCCAGCGCCAGCGCTATGGGGAGCGAATGGGCGACCTGATGCGTCTGATCGTGGTTGAATAGGAAGCAGATGCGCTTCATGCCGCGCTCCAGTCGGCGCTCGCCCAGCCTGGCCGGGGGCTGGCATAGCGGCCCACCAGCACGGCCTCATCGGCGAAATCGAGGATCGGCGCGTCGCTGGCATGGTCGGTATAGGCGGTGAAGTGGACATCGGTGCGGATCAGCCCTTGGGCGGCGAGCCACTCCTCCACCCGCGCGACCTTGCGCGCGCCGTAATTGTTCGCGCCGTCGATCGCTGCGAGCAAGTGCCCGCGCGCATCGCGCCGGTGACGGGTGGCGATGCAGGCGTCGAAGCCGAGACCTGCGGCCATCGCATCGGCATAGATCTCGGGCGCGGCGGTGACGAGGACAAGGCGCACGCCCGCCGCGCGGTCGGCTGCCATCTGTGCGCGCGCGCCGGGCTGGATATTGTGCGCCAGCTGCCGCGCCACGAAAGCGTCGATGCGGGGCTGGAGCGCAGGGCCTGTCACCACGCGCCCCACCAGCAGCCGCAGCCCGAAGCGCTTCAGCGCCTCGCGCCCGTAGAGCCGCGCTTTGTAGCCCAGCATCGCCAGCACCCACAGCGGCAGGCCCAGCAGCCGCAGACCCGTGCCGCGCGCCGCCATGTGGACCAGAAACGGCGTGAAGGTCGGCGCGCGGGTCACCGTGCGGTCGAGATCGTAGAGAGCGATGCGCTGCATCCTCAGCGCGGGCCCTTGAGCAGTCGTTCGGCGAGGGCGTGATCCTCGACCTTGTCGACATCGACCCCCATGCGCCCGTCGGAGAGCAGCACCGGCGCGGCGCTCGCGCCCAACTTGCGGCCCGCCGCGGCCAGCGCCTCGTGCAGCGTCATGCGCCGCAGCAGCAGTTTCAGCATCAGCGCCGGGCCGAAATGGGCAGCAAGACGCAGCACCGATTTGCGATCCTGCTCGACCCGCTCCCAGAACCGCAGCGCATTGATCGCGGCAGGGGCGTTGAGCGCAAAGAGGTTCGCACCAGTGTAGCTGCCACCCCGGAAGGTCAGCCATGTGCGCCGGTTGGGGCCGACCGCTGCTTCGAGCCGCGCGCGCTCGACCATCGCGACGCTGACATCGCTCCCGCCCGCTCCGGCGATGAATTCGGCGATGGTGGCGGGGGTCAGCATGACGTTGTCGGCGGTGGTCACCAGCACCGGCAGGCCGATCGCGGGATCGCGCACGGCATCGCGCACCGATCCGCTGATGGTGGGGCCGGAGGTGCGGGCGGTGATGCGCGGCTCGGCCGCCGCCCAGGCAAGGTCGGGATGGCGCAGCAGTTCGGCCGCGTTCTGCGCCAGCACCACGATCCGCGCGATCTCGGGCGCGTCGGCGAGCGCCATCAGCACGCGGTTCAGCATCAGCTCGCCCGCGACCGGCACCAGCGCCTTGGCTTCGATGCCGAACTGCGCCGCCACCGGATCGACCCCCGGGCGCTGACCCGCCAGCACCAGCGCGGTCCAGCCGTGGGAAGCGTCAGTCATGGGCGGGCAAACCTCGGGCGGCAGGGGCGGGGCAGGGGGCGACGCGCCCCCTTCCAAGCGGCGCACGCCTTTGTCAAGAAAGCCCGGCCCGGCTCAGGCCGCCATCGGCGCGGGGCAATAGCGGGCGAGGTAATCGCCGTGGCCCGGCATGTGCTGGACAAGGTAGCGGATCGACTGTTCGATCTCGGTGATTTCGCGCGCGGTCTCTTCGGGATCGAGCGCGTCGGCCATCGCGTTGTGGCCGCCCATCCGGATGCCCTGACCCATCATCACCGCCGCCCAGCTGGTTTCGGTGAAGAGCTCGTCCTCCTCGCGGAAGATCTGGCCGTTGGCGCGGAACAGCTCGACCTTCTCGGTGAGGCTGTCGGGCACGGGCATGGTGCGGACATAGTTCCAGAAGTCGGAATCGTCGCGGCTGGTGGCGTTGTAGTGGAGGATCAGGAAGTCGCGGATACGCGCATATTCGCGCCCCGTCAGGCGGTTGAAGGTATCCTCCTGCACCTGCGTGATCCCGTCCAGCGACAGCAGCGAGATCAGCTTGTCGATCCCGGTGTTGATGAGGTGGATCGAGGTCGATTCGAGCGGCTCCATAAAGCCCGCCGCCAGCCCCAGCGCGACGACGTTCTTGTTCCAGAACTTCTTGCGCCGCCCGGTGACGAAGCGCAGCCAGTTGGGCTCGGCCTGGGGCTTGCCCGCAATATTGCCGAGCAGGATGTCGAGCGCTTCCTGGTCGTCCATATAGGCCGCGCAATAGACATGGCCGTTGCCGTTGCGGTGTTGCAGCGGCACCTGCCATTGCCAGCCCGCGCTGTGCGCGGTGGCGCGGGTAAAGGGCGGGGGCGGGCCGCCGTCGTCGCGCTTGCAGGGCAGGGCGACAGCGCGGTCGCAGGGCAGGTAGTGGCTCCAGTCGTCATAGCCGGTCTTCAGCGCCTGCTCGATGAGCAAGCCCCTGAAACCCGAGCAATCGATGAACAGATCGCCCTGAAACGCGCGGCCATCCTCCAGCGTGACGCCGGTGACGAAGCCGCTTTCCCCGTCAAGCTGCACATCGGCGATCCTGCCCTCGTGCCGCACCACGCCGCGGCTTTCGGCCAGCTGGCGCAGGAACGTGGCATAGCGGCCCGCGTCGAGATGATAGGCATAATTGACCGGCGGCAGATCGTCGCGCTTGAAATCCTCGCTCCGCGCGAACTTGCCGAAATAGGCGGCCATCGTCTCGAGGTTGAAGACCTGGATCGGACGCTTGTCGCCCGCGCCGACCATGCGGTGCCAGACATGGTGGAAGCTTATTCCGCCCATGGTGTAGCCATAGGCACCGAAGGGGTGGATATAGCTGTCGCCCAGCTTGCCCCAGTTTTCGAACTGGATGCCCAGCTTGAAGGTGCCGCCGACCGCGGCGAGCATCTCCGCCTCGTTGACTCCGATCAGCTCGTTGAAGCCGACAAAGGGCGGAATCGTCGCCTCGCCGACGCCGACCGTGCCGATGCTTTCGGATTCGATGAGCGCGATTTCCACAGGCCGCCCGCGCTTGATCCGCGACAGGGCGGCTGCTGCCATCCATCCGGCCGTGCCCCCGCCGACGATGATAATGCGTTCAATTGCCACGTTTTCATCGATCCCCATTGGGCCACGATAGGCCCTGTCGGCGGGTCTTTTGTCGCGCCGCCATGTGTTGCCAGAATGCAATATGAACGCAAGATTACAAGTCTTGAGAACGCTCTCAAGATGCGCTAGAACAGTTCCGCAGCCCGCAGCTTCAGGCATGAATCTGTCGCGCGGCATGGGGAGAGACGAAAGATCATGAAAACGCACTC from Porphyrobacter sp. YT40 encodes:
- a CDS encoding HAD-IB family phosphatase — protein: MQRIALYDLDRTVTRAPTFTPFLVHMAARGTGLRLLGLPLWVLAMLGYKARLYGREALKRFGLRLLVGRVVTGPALQPRIDAFVARQLAHNIQPGARAQMAADRAAGVRLVLVTAAPEIYADAMAAGLGFDACIATRHRRDARGHLLAAIDGANNYGARKVARVEEWLAAQGLIRTDVHFTAYTDHASDAPILDFADEAVLVGRYASPRPGWASADWSAA
- a CDS encoding NTP transferase domain-containing protein; the encoded protein is MTDASHGWTALVLAGQRPGVDPVAAQFGIEAKALVPVAGELMLNRVLMALADAPEIARIVVLAQNAAELLRHPDLAWAAAEPRITARTSGPTISGSVRDAVRDPAIGLPVLVTTADNVMLTPATIAEFIAGAGGSDVSVAMVERARLEAAVGPNRRTWLTFRGGSYTGANLFALNAPAAINALRFWERVEQDRKSVLRLAAHFGPALMLKLLLRRMTLHEALAAAGRKLGASAAPVLLSDGRMGVDVDKVEDHALAERLLKGPR
- a CDS encoding tryptophan halogenase family protein translates to MAAAALSRIKRGRPVEIALIESESIGTVGVGEATIPPFVGFNELIGVNEAEMLAAVGGTFKLGIQFENWGKLGDSYIHPFGAYGYTMGGISFHHVWHRMVGAGDKRPIQVFNLETMAAYFGKFARSEDFKRDDLPPVNYAYHLDAGRYATFLRQLAESRGVVRHEGRIADVQLDGESGFVTGVTLEDGRAFQGDLFIDCSGFRGLLIEQALKTGYDDWSHYLPCDRAVALPCKRDDGGPPPPFTRATAHSAGWQWQVPLQHRNGNGHVYCAAYMDDQEALDILLGNIAGKPQAEPNWLRFVTGRRKKFWNKNVVALGLAAGFMEPLESTSIHLINTGIDKLISLLSLDGITQVQEDTFNRLTGREYARIRDFLILHYNATSRDDSDFWNYVRTMPVPDSLTEKVELFRANGQIFREEDELFTETSWAAVMMGQGIRMGGHNAMADALDPEETAREITEIEQSIRYLVQHMPGHGDYLARYCPAPMAA